The genomic segment AACTCAGACAGTAGAAAATCATTTGGGTGCATATATCATTGCATACCAGCTAAAATTgcataattacattttacatccaCATTTTCAAAGTCAAATATAGTATAGTAGCAGTACTACTACCATAGACATAATAAGAAGAAATCATCATAGATGTTGAGTTCTGCATTGCAAAGTGAATTATGAAACggatgtgtgtgatgtgctgTATACACACAGACCTGGCAGAGTCTCAGTGATGTTGCTTTTGTAATAATAAAAGTTGCTAAATCATTGCAGAGGTTAAATATTTTGATCAGCAGTTTGTTAAAACAGCACATCTCACACATTCATGCGGTCTGTTAAATATGTGTCAGCACTTCAGGTTCAGCACACTTTCAATCTCTCCAGTCATTGATACCCCACCACTCAGCCTCCACACAAGCACCTAGTGCACTTAACACTAAGAGTgtcatacagtgtgtgtgtctgtgtgtatatacacaCTGATATAATGTATCTCAAAGCTGAAATTCAGCACTGGCCCAACATTTAATTAGGTTTCTTCAGACTTAATAAGACATATATGTCAGAGGTAGTGTTGTGTGACAAGCTTTGATGTGAGATAGTATATGGTGTTGTTGTGTAGATAATGCGTGTTATGTACATTATGTGTAAAGCGGTTAACAACTCAACtgttcttttctcatttcaagtGATTTAAGCATATAGACATTATTTGGAGCAATCTGCCTTTTTCTGAAGATGATTCTGTGCCTCCAAAGTCTTTCAGCTCAGCCCATACAgcaattaatttttttctatGTAAAATGAGAGAGAAGCAGAATCCAGCCTTATTATACGGGTGCCTTGGGGAGGCAAGGGATTAAGATGGTTCTAATGAGGTGACGGCTGTAATAAGAGTGTCTTCAGCAGGCCTCCAATGCACCACCTCTAAACCATGGCTCCTTATCAGCGAGGTTTAGGAGCTGAtaagagccaaaaaaaaaaaccctccttcccccctcgcCTCCTTTTCTGTATCCCTtcacttctcctcctctgcctccctccttccactgTAAATGAGTCTGATCCCTTTCAGATGTGATTCAATTAATTTCTCTTAGATTTAATTACAAGCGAAAGAGTCCAAGTTATCCCTCTCCCCTCGATAGGGGGTCCATGCTTCCTAACAAGCTTCCTCTGGTGAGTCAGGAGAGTCttaattacagtttttacttttcttttatcCCACTTTTTCCCTtgtcttctccctctcctccctctggtCTCATCAGTCTATCCTCCTGTTCTTGCACATGTTGGTGCTTTTTATTCAGGGATAGACTAAGAATGGGGAGCAATTATCTACATCACTGGTTCACAACTGTTTTGGCTTGAGGCTCTTTATAGCCAAGCGATGCCTACTCATGACTCCTCATCACAGGTTGTATTTGTCTGCGCGGAGTGTTGCCTTCACagatgatttcatttgttgtatggacaaaatcaaatatgatattatattgaCCAAATTCGATATCAATattcaaacacaaaatattcacacCATGACATTTTGATTAAtattcatcagtaatgtggatataatgactgtGTGATCATCTTGCAACTCCTCAGATGTTTGGTTACCAAATTCTGCTCTACTTCACTGGTCAACTGGAAACACCTGTTTCTGGTGCCAGAAGTTTGGCTCTATAACTTTCTTTCAATTTAAGTTGctataaagtaaagtaagaCAACAGTCCACAACATTTTGCATTATTTGTATTCAGTTTTATCATCACATCCAACTGTTGCCatgtcattttcttctctctgcctTTATGAAAACTCATCATTTTACAGCACCATCTGTCAATGTCCTGCCTAGCCCTAAAAAGTGCTGCAGAGACAGATTTTGGGCAGCAATTTGTTATTCAAATAGTTTGCCATTATTCCCTTTAGCATTTCATGCTGCCCCAGTGTGTGTGATAACACACGCCTttgataaaagacaaaaagaacaaaacaaactgctAAGCTATGGTCTGCCTTCATGAATGTGGCCATTGTTCAAGATAAAGTCATTATCCAAAACACTGGACACTGGCCTAACCTTTTCTAGATAGTATGGaaaattatgtaaaaacagCATGATTCACACTCACTAGACTTTCTGAACAATGAAGTCCATGAAGGTGACTGTAGTTGGATTGTTTGTCCTCTGTCATCACCAGTGGTAGGCAGTTGTGAGGTTGTAAAGTTGATGGATGACCTGACTGTACAAGAACATGTGGCTTTTAGCATTTGCATTTGCCATATTTgtttaccttcctttttttttaaacaaagcttttttttatcatttcatatgTGCCGAGTGAGAATAGAGGAGTCATTGAAAGACACGTATTGACTTTATGATGTGACCCTCCATGTGACCTGAACCGTGTATATGCGTGTCACTGAcagttgttgtgtgtgtgtgtctcccttgTATTTTTCCTATATAGGCATCATCCTCAACCAACCGCATCCTGGACAACCAAACAGTTGGAGAGCTGAAAGCTGAGATCGTCTCTTTAAAGGGCTTACTGCTCGGCAGGTAACAAAGTTATCCAGACCCCCACCCATCACAGGTGTGTGATGGGTGCGTGTTTCTgtggctttgtgtgtgagtgtgtgtttattgaagGGCAAAGGGCTTACTGTTGTCAAGCCTTTTTGAGGTCCTAGATACAGTCCATTTGAACCATGTGAAGGTGTTAAACAGGAATAAAGCACTTTCAACTTCATATGTAATTAACTCAAGTGTCAAACATTCCATCTGTTAACATCTAGAGCTGCACTGATTACTTAATAAATCTTTTTGAGCCACCTTTTAAgggaaaatgttaaaattataCAGTTCCAACTTAATAAAAGTGTACATTTTTTCACTAGTTTTTATGTGTCATTAGTCCTTTATCATTGTGGACTATTGGTTTGGACAAAGCAAGGCATTTTAAGTTGAATCTTTAGCTTTTCGAAAGagtaatcaatatttttcacaATTCTCTGAAATTTTATATAGATACCAATCAATTACAATGACAAaacaatcattagttgcagccgtATTTACATGCACTCTTATCCAGATAAGATTTGGCCCCATTTCATTTACACCtgactttaaaacacattttaaactgtCCACTTTAATGTTGCTCTTTTAAATTAATCCTcctttattattttagtttgcACATATGAAAAAAGATTGAAAGGCAACTATTTGTCaggttaaaacacaaataaagattACAATATCATTACAgtagatttatttaaaaaaagccaaGCAGCCTGTTGTGTGGCTTATCATGAAGAGCATGTACGCTGAGTATGAGAGGTCATCTTTGACTTCTGAAAGTCATTACTACACTTACTAGTTCTTGCAGAGATTTCAACCATGTCTAGTGGTCTTTGCTCAGTTGTATTCACTTGACGAAGTATGTTTCAGGGATAGCCGTCAACTTACATCTAGTCAATGACTTTGACATATCGACATAATGTAATTAACTCCATCTGCTGAAGAAGACTGCCAGATGTGGTTGAAAGTTCTGACCAAAAAATCTTGATTCAAGGTGAACTTATGAGCCTTCTTCAGGATCTTTTCATACCCTTTTTTACACTGCAGTACTGTTTCACGCTGTAGATGGCCTGAgggtttgtgtttgtatatgaatgaataaaacaagagACCACATAACATCACATTGCTCTTCCAAATTACTCGCCCACTTAATGCATAATCATTcatctcaaatgtttttttaggtATAATCTCACAGGCACAAGAGGTTATGATACTGATTGCACCATTTCTTTTACTTCACAACTTGCCTCAGCCAATTAGCATACTGCAGGCATCAGCTGGTCTTCtgtgttttaatgcttttattggTAAGCAAGATAAGTACACATGTGCATAATTACTCTTATGAAATGCAACTTTAAGTATTCTGATGGGTACAAATATGAAATCATAGCAAGAGAAGTTTGTTTTCTGGATAAAATCTGATATCTGCCACATATAGAAGTTTGTAAAGCATTTACTGTTAAAAGTCTCATTGTATACTGCTAGATGttccctcattctttccatcTTTGTTCCTCAGTCTAGTCAGGCACAACCCGACTCAGTCAGGCCCATTAGCATGCATGATTATGTATCTGTGTCTATAATGAAGCCTGAAGTAAGAGTGTACATCAGAAAACCGGCGAAGATGAAATTGCCTCAGAACTGTCTAGTTGAGGATGTTTTGTTCCCCCTCGTACATTCTAATCAGTAACAATCCCTTTGTCGTTTACTTTCTTGACTTCACCCTGACTCTTGCAGTGAATTTTCTGGCAAAGGCTTGAATCAACAAAAACTAAAGGCTCTGTTTCACCATCTGTCTCTAAACTTGTTCCCATCCTTTTCAAATGATCCAAATCATCTCCAAACTGTTTTCTTAACCACCGAGAAGTGCTGATCCCATTATGATTCAACGTTATCTTTTTGATCTTAAAAGCTGCAGTggatgtaattaaaaaaaatcttagaGCATCTTTACCAGGTGTGATGAACATCTGGCTGTTTGGGGGggtaaaaagacatttttctcCGCTGTAATTACGAGAATTACATAGGATGCTTAGTGTGTGGCTGCATGCTAAAATGTAAAGTAGCTTAAGGATATGTTCTCACTCAGCACCTGACTTAAGAAGCTATATATAGATTTTTGGTTGCAGTATGCCCAATTACAGCTGATTACATCGTGGGAAAGctcttttcacacattttgaTCACAGTGATGGTTTTTGATGAgacctcattttctttctccctcttgtctgccccccctcccctccccacagGAAACAATTCCCTTCCACTCCCGCCATTCCTAAGATCCCCTCATGGCAGATTCCCCTGAAACCAGCTTCGGCATCCGGCTCGCAATCCGCCAACCacactaacagcagcagcgaCATCTCTCCTGTCAGTAACGAGTCTGCCAGCTCCTCCCCTGTCAAAGATGGACTCCACAGCCCCCAGGATGCACTGGGGGGGCCTGATGGAGCCCTCAGTATCAACGGTGATACCAGCACTGTGGGCCTCGGGGCAACACTACCCCTTGACCTGAAAGACCAGGTCCGTATGGAGGtgcagggggaggaggagaagaaggaggaggaagaggaggatgatgtcAGCCAtgtagatgaggaggaggaggatggtcTAAGCATACAGACAGAGGACCGGCGAGGTGGGGACGGACAGATTAACGAACAGGTGGACAAACTGAGGCGGCCTGAGGGTGCCAGCAATGAGAGCGAGGTTGATTAGACCTTTAGCAGAACACACAAAAACTATCTCCAAACACTTCCTCACATGTTTGACGGTTTTATTTACATCCTGCTCCTCTGCCGGCACTcatactgttttcttttgttttgtttttttcagatccATTTGTACTGTCTGTTTCCGCTTGTGTCTCTCATATCTTAATCTTGAGCAAAATGAGGAGTATGCGTGGGCGTGAGAAGACCCAAAACCGACAAATATTTGAGTGTCTCGTAGAAACAGGGCTTACCTCGATTTACTTTTCATCATGCAAACTCAATGACTACGTGCCAAGCCGAGCACCATGTTGTGACGTTTCTTTGAAATGGGAAATGACGAGCAATAGTCAAATCAGAATGAAAAGGCAGTATGCAGTAACAACCGTGTGTGACTTACCGCTTTTAATTTTCATGATTCGATCAGATAATTCACAGCTTAGCCTTGGTGTCCTTGTAATTGTACTAATGCTCTTATACAGACCAAAGAGGCAGCGTTGCACAGAATATCTCTCCTTTATAGTGCAGCTGTAGGTCAGGAGTCATATGTTGCTTCTTCAATCTCAAAGTTACCGTGTGGTTCCAGAGAAGCATTAGCAGAGTTTGTCTCCCAGTTGATGGCAATAGGAAAGGACAAGCTCTTCCAGGGCTGGAGCTTTTAGCCTCTTTTATGTGTCCTTTCGCATTGGTGTCAGTCTGTCAATAATTCACAAGGCCAGCAGGGTGGCATTTGGGTGAAATAAAAGCCCTGAAATTCGAGATTAGAATGTGATGACGGGCTTTGTTCCATGCCGGTGTCAGAGTGCTCATACGCTCAAAGGAGTGGAagataaatgttttttcccccgCTTTCCTCTTTCACTGAGGGCTGAATTTGTGCATCTTTGcgagtgtgtttgtgcgtggcaggcgagaaaaCCCAGACTGTCTGCTGTGCTGTATCTGTGTCTCCAGCAGGGCAGCTGATTTGGTTTGTGAAGTATGTTAATAATCAAATGATCAACAAATAACAGATGTATTAGTTCATGCAGCTTGAAATGTCAAGGAGGCTAAAAGCGGAAATCTAATACAGAAAGCCCAGTTGCATTGTATTATTTTCCGTGACAAACCCTCCGGTCCAAATTATGTAGGGCCTCCCACAGTGAGTAATCTTTACAGAAAACGGCGCCAATATTTTGTAATTAGGCTACAGTGAGACAACAACGGCTGCCACAGATGGAAGTTGCAGAACTtgtatcactttttttttttctcagtgtggAGGTGTATGGGGGAAGTTTTAAAGAATTGCCCCATGATTGAAAAGGAAAGTAATAAATGAATACTTGACTTATTGAATTACTCACTCTGTCTCCAGCTAACAAGAAGAGTCCATGAGTGAGAAGAAGGGATATCAGCTCTCGTGCCATTTCCACCTCCTTCACATGGCCTTCATAGGAATACAGAAAAGGTAGAGGGGCACCGGACATTTCTGTGTGACACCAGTCCTAACCAACAGACTATGTTTAGTTATGTTGATTTTTGTTTATGATAAAAGTATCAAATGATGAGACAACAGTAATGCAGTatgtaaatcatatttttttcaacTGTTAGAAATGAATTTGTATGGATAATAAGGTTAAGGGTAAGGTTggttaaaataatcagaatGTATACTTTTTGCTTTTTAGCCACTGTAGAGTAATTCCTTGCTGTAACCTGCTGAATTATTGTCTGAAGTTATGATCTCAGTTAGAAATGTACACAATTGTAATAAATTTGGTTTATCTCAAGGAGAATCtccattatatttattttaaaccagctgcacacaaaatacacaccaGGATAAATTGAGTGTTTCTGAGATTTGTTTTTGGCTCATTCCCTGCATTCAGTTACAGCTTTACATCAGTGCTAAAGTGTTTTCATGCTCTTTTTCAGAGTACATTTTAAACCACACACAGCTAAACACTTGACTTCCAGCAAAGGAAAGGATTGTGATTCTAAATCTTAATgcagtaaaatgtaaatgatttgTGTATCCCATCCATTTCATTAACattaaaaggaggaaaaatctacaataacaataaaatcacaCTGAAGTTGTCTTTTAAGTGAATTATGCCATTGTTGTCTTCATCTTCTATTAGTGTGGATGTGGTTGTTTGTGTTTAACTGCAAAAGATATTTTGCAACATTCATAtcacatcatattttttttctgttaagcTTAAAATGTTGCTTGCTAGTATTAAAATCATTCATATTTGGTTAACAGGTTATAACTTTATACATCCAGTTACACCAGCACAGTATTTGAAAACAATCCAAAATGTCTGAATATGAAGTGCTCCAAACTTCAACAAAATCTGGCCATTATGCAGTTTGACAATAATAATTGCGGTTCCTGACTTGCCAGTTTTTTGTTTCACATCTCCTAAGCAGTGGAAAATGTATCAGCACCAGATACAGATGAgaatactacagtactatatactgtattgtATGAATTATGAATTACCCTACTCAGAATTTTCAGAAAGCATGACATGGCAGGGACTTTCAgcctttttttcagctttgcCTCTGGAAATGAGTGAAATGAAGTGACATCGGTATACATTAAAGCTTTGaggttttgtttgtcttttctgtaGGCGGACTGTGAGTGCATCTTTTGGTTTCTAAAGCTGCAGTTGTACCTTCTCGAATAGCATTTCCTTTTCTGGAACACTGAAGATGGCCATTATATACTTAATTTGACTCtgaaattttatttatttatttattttttcattgttgctTGTTACTGTACAGAAACACTGAGGCagggtgagacagacagaaaggaggaagaggaaatagAAGTACTATAATTTATAGCAGAGACAAAAGGTACACTGTGATTGTTCACAGTAATctgatgtgatcagggtgtatCTGCTTGGTCTTGCATTAAAAGAGGAACCGGTGTCATTCAAGTGTTTGAAAATAA from the Scomber japonicus isolate fScoJap1 chromosome 4, fScoJap1.pri, whole genome shotgun sequence genome contains:
- the pex14 gene encoding peroxisomal membrane protein PEX14 isoform X1, which produces MASTDYPDPPTQPGLPPGDDAAAPPRESLITTAVKFLHNPKVRQSPLATRKAFLKKKGLTDEEVELAIQRSGSTEEVLPLSPLGAPHPLHAVQLATVPHSPAGYRWRDYGALTIIMVGIAFGFHQLYKKYILPLIMGSREDKKHLQRMESNIAAMSGTLTQTVSQLQQTLVSLQELLIQQQQRIQELSQELAAAEASSSTNRILDNQTVGELKAEIVSLKGLLLGRKQFPSTPAIPKIPSWQIPLKPASASGSQSANHTNSSSDISPVSNESASSSPVKDGLHSPQDALGGPDGALSINGDTSTVGLGATLPLDLKDQVRMEVQGEEEKKEEEEEDDVSHVDEEEEDGLSIQTEDRRGGDGQINEQVDKLRRPEGASNESELTRRVHE